One region of Pedosphaera parvula Ellin514 genomic DNA includes:
- a CDS encoding aconitate hydratase, giving the protein MNKAHNLFNTFQKFDLGNGQQGSFYSLPALEKAGIGPISRLPVSIRIVLESVLRNYDEKKVSETNVRTLANWKATAERSEEIPFIVARIVLQDFTGVPLLVDLAAMRSAAARLGKNPKIIEPLVPVDLVVDHSVQVDFAGSADALRKNIEMEFQRNRERYQFLKWGMQAFDTFKVVPPGIGIVHQVNLEYLAKGVLSDKSGVYYPDSLVGTDSHTTMINGLGIVGWGVGGIEAEAGMLGQPVYFLTPDVVGVHVTGTLQEGVTATDLALTVTQMLRKAKVVGKFVEFFGEGAAALPVVDRATIANMAPEYGATMGFFPIDEESCQYLTSTGRTKEQVDAFRNYFKAQGMFGIPKKGQCEYSTVVELNLSEVKPSVAGPKRPQDRINLPELKDKFVDLFQKPVADNGYNKAVADLGKRFATRFGGRTTAAEMISGGGDQVPAAKKSQNTSALTELEMMNNRPTPDVMPANAMGKEAGFADLGHGDVLIASITSCTNTSNPSVMLAAGILAKKAVEKGLQVNPTVKTSLAPGSRVVSEYLKNSGLQPYLDRLGFQIVGYGCTTCIGNSGPLDPHLEDTIVSNDIVAASVLSGNRNFEARVHQSIKANFLMSPPLVVAFALAGRVNIDMSKEPIGKGKGGEDVYLRDIWPTLGEIRDLMKSSFSAETFHAMYKDFSSQNPLWDKIPSSAGNLYQWDDKSTYIQEPPFFTEFSLQTHPITEVLQARPLAIFGDSVTTDHISPAGAIKASSPAGVYLQGNGVPVVDFNSYGSRRGNDRVMVRGTFANVRIKNLMVPGVEGGVTMLQPEAEKLSIYDAAIKYAQRKTPLIIFAGQEYGTGSSRDWAAKGTNLLGVKVVVAQSFERIHRSNLVGMGVLPLQFKEGTSAQTLKLDGTETFDVLGLDKNLKPQQDVTLRITRANGQVENVAVRCRIDTPIEIDYYQHGGILPFVLRQLIAAA; this is encoded by the coding sequence ATGAACAAAGCGCATAACCTGTTTAACACATTTCAAAAGTTTGATTTGGGCAACGGCCAACAAGGGTCGTTCTACTCTCTTCCCGCCCTGGAAAAGGCCGGAATCGGTCCCATCTCCCGTCTGCCGGTTTCCATCCGTATCGTGCTGGAGTCGGTGTTGCGCAATTACGACGAGAAGAAGGTTTCCGAGACGAATGTTCGCACGCTGGCGAATTGGAAGGCGACGGCGGAGCGGTCGGAGGAGATTCCGTTTATCGTGGCGCGTATCGTTTTGCAGGATTTTACGGGGGTGCCGTTGCTGGTGGATTTGGCAGCGATGCGGTCGGCTGCGGCGCGGTTGGGGAAGAATCCAAAAATTATCGAACCATTGGTGCCGGTGGATTTGGTGGTGGACCACTCGGTGCAGGTGGATTTCGCCGGTAGCGCTGATGCGCTTCGCAAGAACATCGAGATGGAGTTTCAGCGCAATCGTGAGCGTTATCAGTTCCTGAAGTGGGGCATGCAGGCGTTTGATACTTTCAAGGTGGTTCCGCCGGGCATCGGCATTGTACACCAGGTGAATTTGGAATATCTCGCGAAGGGTGTGCTGTCGGACAAGAGCGGCGTGTATTATCCGGACAGTCTGGTGGGCACGGATTCGCACACGACCATGATTAATGGCCTCGGCATTGTTGGTTGGGGCGTGGGTGGCATTGAAGCCGAAGCGGGGATGTTGGGCCAACCGGTTTATTTCCTCACGCCTGATGTGGTGGGCGTGCATGTGACGGGAACTTTGCAGGAAGGGGTTACGGCGACGGACCTGGCGTTGACGGTGACGCAAATGTTGCGCAAGGCGAAGGTGGTTGGAAAGTTTGTGGAATTTTTTGGTGAAGGTGCGGCGGCATTGCCGGTGGTGGATCGTGCGACCATTGCGAACATGGCTCCGGAATATGGGGCTACGATGGGCTTTTTCCCGATTGATGAAGAGTCGTGCCAATATCTGACTTCGACTGGTCGCACGAAGGAGCAGGTGGATGCGTTCAGGAATTATTTCAAAGCGCAGGGGATGTTTGGCATTCCGAAAAAAGGTCAGTGCGAGTACAGCACGGTGGTGGAATTGAATTTGAGCGAAGTGAAGCCGAGCGTTGCGGGGCCGAAGCGTCCGCAAGACCGCATTAATCTGCCAGAGTTGAAGGACAAGTTCGTTGATTTGTTCCAGAAGCCGGTGGCCGACAATGGTTACAACAAAGCAGTGGCTGACTTGGGCAAGCGGTTTGCCACGCGGTTTGGAGGCCGAACAACCGCTGCTGAAATGATCAGTGGCGGTGGTGACCAGGTTCCTGCCGCCAAGAAGTCTCAGAATACAAGCGCATTGACGGAGTTGGAAATGATGAATAATCGTCCAACGCCGGATGTGATGCCGGCCAATGCCATGGGCAAGGAAGCCGGGTTTGCTGATCTCGGTCATGGAGATGTGCTGATCGCTTCGATCACTTCCTGCACCAACACTTCGAATCCGAGTGTGATGCTGGCGGCCGGCATTCTCGCAAAGAAGGCGGTGGAAAAAGGTTTGCAGGTGAATCCAACGGTGAAGACTTCGCTTGCGCCCGGGTCGCGGGTGGTCAGCGAATATTTGAAGAACAGCGGATTGCAACCTTACCTGGATCGGCTTGGATTCCAGATCGTGGGTTATGGCTGCACGACATGTATCGGTAACTCGGGTCCTCTCGATCCGCATTTGGAAGACACGATTGTGAGCAACGACATTGTCGCGGCTTCGGTGCTTTCGGGTAACCGCAACTTTGAAGCGCGCGTGCATCAGAGCATCAAGGCGAACTTCCTGATGAGCCCGCCGTTGGTGGTGGCGTTTGCGCTGGCTGGTCGCGTGAACATCGACATGTCGAAGGAGCCGATTGGCAAGGGCAAAGGTGGAGAGGATGTTTATTTGCGCGATATTTGGCCTACTCTGGGAGAGATTCGCGACTTGATGAAATCGTCCTTCAGTGCGGAGACGTTTCATGCGATGTATAAAGACTTTTCGTCGCAGAATCCGCTTTGGGACAAGATTCCATCTTCGGCTGGCAATCTGTATCAATGGGATGACAAGTCGACTTACATCCAGGAGCCCCCGTTCTTCACTGAGTTTTCGCTGCAGACGCATCCCATCACGGAAGTGTTGCAAGCTCGGCCGCTCGCGATATTTGGTGATTCAGTGACCACGGATCATATCAGCCCTGCCGGGGCCATTAAGGCGAGTTCACCAGCCGGAGTTTATCTGCAGGGGAACGGTGTTCCGGTGGTTGATTTCAACAGTTACGGATCGCGTCGTGGAAATGATCGCGTGATGGTGCGCGGTACTTTCGCGAATGTTCGCATCAAGAACTTGATGGTTCCGGGAGTCGAAGGTGGCGTTACAATGCTTCAACCTGAGGCGGAGAAGTTGAGCATCTATGATGCGGCCATCAAGTATGCGCAGCGGAAAACTCCATTGATCATCTTCGCGGGTCAGGAATATGGCACGGGCAGTTCGCGTGATTGGGCGGCGAAAGGCACGAACCTGCTGGGTGTCAAAGTGGTGGTTGCTCAAAGCTTTGAACGCATTCACCGATCCAATCTCGTCGGCATGGGTGTGTTGCCGTTGCAGTTCAAGGAAGGAACGAGCGCGCAGACGTTGAAGCTCGACGGCACTGAAACGTTCGATGTGCTTGGTCTCGATAAAAACTTGAAACCGCAACAGGATGTGACGTTGCGTATTACGCGGGCCAATGGCCAGGTGGAGAATGTAGCGGTGCGCTGCCGCATTGATACGCCGATTGAAATCGATTATTACCAACATGGTGGCATCCTGCCGTTTGTATTGCGTCAGTTGATTGCGGCGGCCTGA
- a CDS encoding RsmB/NOP family class I SAM-dependent RNA methyltransferase, whose product MSQTILSIAAKVIAKANRERPADAQLRTELRGQKGVSPEDGRYISETVFAYYRWYGWLDRSQSMEEQLRQARKLNRAFLNEPASIPDSDFVKAVPEWTKDHVDVSTAWLKSLQLEPKLWLRARPGKGRELAEKLGECWIAGDGPLSETLEYEGSQDLFRTPEFHAGEFELQDISSQMVGLICAPNPGETWWDACAGEGGKTLHLGDLMQNKGLIWASDRAEWRLKRLKLRAGRAKIFNYRSVIWDGGAKLPTKTKFNGILIDAPCSGVGTWQRNPHARWTTTLKDVQELAEVQKQLIAYAMPALKPGGKLVYSVCTLTREETSEVAAEISKRFPELKVMSLINPLKPGTTSEQIWFSPQEMGGNGMFVCAWQKAG is encoded by the coding sequence ATGAGCCAGACAATTTTATCCATAGCGGCGAAGGTGATAGCGAAGGCAAATCGTGAACGGCCTGCTGACGCGCAGCTGCGGACAGAGTTGCGAGGGCAGAAGGGAGTTAGTCCAGAGGATGGGCGTTACATCAGCGAAACGGTTTTTGCGTACTATCGATGGTACGGTTGGTTGGACCGGAGTCAGTCGATGGAAGAACAATTGCGCCAGGCGCGTAAATTGAATCGGGCGTTTTTAAATGAGCCAGCGAGCATACCTGATTCAGATTTTGTAAAAGCCGTGCCTGAGTGGACGAAGGATCATGTTGATGTATCGACGGCTTGGTTGAAGTCATTGCAACTCGAGCCGAAATTATGGTTGCGCGCGCGACCAGGCAAGGGCAGGGAACTGGCTGAGAAGTTGGGAGAATGTTGGATTGCCGGGGATGGTCCGTTGAGTGAGACGTTGGAATACGAGGGGAGTCAGGATCTCTTTCGCACGCCAGAATTTCACGCGGGTGAATTTGAGTTGCAGGATATCAGTTCACAAATGGTCGGGCTTATCTGTGCACCTAATCCCGGAGAGACATGGTGGGACGCCTGCGCAGGGGAAGGTGGCAAAACTTTGCATCTCGGTGATTTGATGCAGAACAAGGGATTGATTTGGGCCAGTGATCGAGCGGAATGGCGCCTGAAAAGACTTAAGCTCCGCGCGGGCAGAGCCAAAATTTTTAATTACAGATCAGTGATCTGGGATGGCGGCGCGAAGTTGCCTACAAAGACCAAGTTTAACGGTATTCTTATTGATGCGCCATGCAGTGGTGTGGGAACGTGGCAGAGAAATCCTCATGCACGCTGGACGACGACCTTGAAGGATGTTCAGGAATTGGCCGAGGTTCAAAAGCAACTAATCGCCTATGCTATGCCGGCGTTAAAACCCGGTGGTAAACTGGTTTATTCCGTTTGCACGCTGACACGGGAGGAGACTTCCGAAGTTGCAGCAGAGATCAGCAAGAGATTTCCCGAGCTCAAAGTAATGTCTCTAATCAACCCGCTTAAACCAGGGACAACGAGTGAGCAGATTTGGTTTTCACCCCAGGAGATGGGTGGGAATGGAATGTTTGTGTGCGCGTGGCAAAAGGCAGGATAG
- a CDS encoding LacI family DNA-binding transcriptional regulator, whose product MVRLKDIANRAGVSVMTVSKVMRNAPDISAATKARVKVLAQQMGYVPDSTAQSLRTRTSRLLGVVVTSLTDPILSRVLLALEERAYESGFEIILTQTLDREEREEAAIQRLLARRVDGLFISPVYRLKPEAPIYQILQARGTPVVILGNNAPFCRQFVAVGADDLLGGYAATQHLLQLGHKRIAFFTGPHASPWAHERFEGYRRALRETGLDVDDRLVFQAGQTIDDGAKAALQFMNESADATAIQAVNDLVAIGCANTFLDQGVKIPQELSLIGFGNILTSEYFRVPLTTVRQAKFRLGSAAMEVMLKMIGGERGEPKRLKAEIAVRASTGTPRLGPLIPSPAT is encoded by the coding sequence ATGGTTCGATTAAAGGACATTGCTAATCGTGCGGGGGTTTCCGTCATGACCGTTTCCAAAGTCATGCGCAACGCCCCCGATATCTCGGCCGCCACCAAGGCACGGGTAAAGGTGCTCGCTCAACAAATGGGCTATGTTCCCGATTCCACGGCCCAAAGTCTTCGCACTCGAACCAGTCGTTTGCTCGGTGTGGTTGTAACCTCTTTGACCGATCCCATTTTGTCCCGCGTCCTATTGGCGTTGGAGGAACGGGCTTACGAATCGGGTTTCGAGATTATTTTGACACAAACCCTGGATCGCGAAGAAAGAGAGGAGGCCGCCATCCAACGCCTGTTGGCTCGCCGCGTGGATGGCTTGTTCATTTCGCCGGTGTATCGACTCAAACCAGAAGCGCCGATTTACCAAATCCTCCAGGCTCGTGGCACTCCGGTCGTTATTCTCGGTAACAATGCTCCTTTTTGCCGCCAGTTTGTGGCGGTTGGAGCAGATGATTTATTGGGAGGCTATGCGGCCACTCAACATTTGCTTCAACTAGGTCACAAACGAATAGCCTTCTTCACCGGCCCTCACGCCTCACCATGGGCTCACGAACGCTTTGAAGGATACCGTCGGGCGCTTCGTGAAACCGGCCTCGACGTGGATGATCGACTCGTCTTCCAGGCAGGCCAAACGATAGATGATGGTGCCAAGGCTGCCCTCCAGTTCATGAACGAGTCGGCTGATGCCACTGCCATCCAGGCTGTAAATGACCTCGTAGCCATTGGTTGCGCCAACACCTTCCTCGATCAAGGGGTCAAGATTCCTCAAGAGTTATCGCTCATTGGTTTTGGGAACATTCTCACCAGCGAATATTTCCGCGTTCCCCTGACCACAGTTCGTCAGGCCAAGTTTCGCCTCGGTTCTGCGGCAATGGAAGTCATGTTAAAAATGATCGGTGGCGAACGTGGCGAACCAAAGCGCTTGAAAGCAGAGATCGCGGTTCGCGCCAGCACAGGCACACCGAGATTAGGGCCGCTTATACCCTCACCAGCCACTTAG
- a CDS encoding NAD(+)/NADH kinase codes for MKKLAKSIKRVGFIGNSEKAASSGFISKAAQIISRGGRQICSDPVTARMANLKSKIYRDAASLAKNVDLLLVFGGDGTMLRAASEIAGSTTPILGINLGGLGFLTAVSSNEIENALKRILRGEYEIESRALIQVDGRCSEIIISKCALNDFVISRGIISKLITLEVSVDGQLLTRYRCDGLIVSSPTGSTAYALSSGGAVVHPSADVFELTPICPHTLSNRSVIVSLNSTIQVRVVSPKPDIILSADGEMVSEMLPGETVTIRRSADSVRLLHLPGYSFFDTLRRKLNWSGANV; via the coding sequence TTGAAAAAACTGGCCAAATCAATTAAACGGGTCGGATTCATTGGGAATTCGGAAAAGGCTGCCAGCAGCGGCTTTATATCCAAAGCCGCACAGATTATCTCACGTGGCGGCCGACAAATCTGCAGCGACCCGGTGACCGCCCGGATGGCAAATCTCAAAAGTAAGATTTATCGAGATGCTGCGTCGCTTGCCAAGAACGTTGATTTACTATTGGTCTTTGGTGGTGACGGAACAATGTTGCGTGCCGCCAGCGAAATCGCTGGATCAACGACTCCAATCCTTGGCATCAATTTAGGCGGACTCGGATTTCTTACGGCCGTTTCCTCAAACGAAATCGAGAATGCCCTAAAGCGAATCCTGCGTGGAGAATATGAAATTGAATCGCGGGCACTGATCCAGGTCGACGGCAGGTGCAGTGAAATAATCATCAGCAAGTGCGCGCTCAACGATTTTGTAATCAGCCGCGGCATCATTTCCAAACTTATTACTTTGGAAGTTAGCGTGGATGGACAACTCCTTACGCGCTATCGTTGCGATGGTTTGATTGTCAGTTCGCCCACGGGCTCTACTGCTTACGCACTCTCGTCTGGCGGAGCGGTGGTTCATCCCTCCGCCGACGTATTCGAACTCACCCCAATTTGTCCGCATACACTTTCCAATCGTTCGGTCATCGTCAGCCTCAACTCCACGATTCAGGTCCGGGTGGTCAGTCCCAAACCGGACATTATTCTGAGTGCCGATGGAGAAATGGTCAGCGAAATGCTGCCTGGTGAGACCGTGACGATTCGTCGAAGCGCGGACTCCGTCCGATTGCTTCACCTTCCAGGATACTCGTTTTTCGATACTTTGCGGCGCAAGCTTAATTGGAGCGGTGCCAACGTTTAA
- a CDS encoding TlyA family RNA methyltransferase: MALDRLDQALVERGLCESREKARRAIMAGQVTINQQPAKKPSDRVKQGDNIALASGDKYVSRGGLKMEHALKHFALNVAGLTAIDLGASTGGFTDCLLQNGAAKVYAVDVGHGQLAWKLRQDHRVVVMEKTNARELTPARFPAPFSLADLIVIDCSFISLSKILPVAIALLRPSANIVALIKPQFEAGKAEADKGKGVITDPAIHARVLRELEQFVSEQPLAEWRGSTESPLLGPAGNKEFFALIEKTGQIN; the protein is encoded by the coding sequence ATGGCATTGGATCGATTGGATCAGGCACTTGTGGAGCGCGGCTTATGCGAAAGCCGTGAAAAGGCTCGTCGCGCCATCATGGCTGGCCAGGTCACCATCAACCAGCAACCGGCTAAAAAACCCAGTGACCGCGTCAAACAGGGTGACAATATAGCGTTGGCGTCGGGCGATAAATACGTAAGCCGGGGCGGGTTAAAGATGGAGCATGCCCTAAAGCATTTCGCCTTGAATGTTGCCGGATTAACCGCCATTGATTTGGGAGCATCCACTGGTGGTTTTACCGATTGTTTACTGCAAAATGGCGCAGCGAAGGTTTATGCTGTGGACGTCGGACACGGCCAACTCGCCTGGAAACTGCGACAAGACCATAGAGTCGTGGTCATGGAAAAGACCAATGCACGCGAACTGACACCCGCCCGCTTCCCTGCTCCGTTTTCCCTTGCCGACCTGATTGTTATTGACTGCTCTTTTATTTCTCTGAGTAAGATTCTTCCTGTTGCGATTGCATTGCTCCGGCCTTCCGCTAACATAGTCGCCTTGATCAAGCCTCAGTTCGAAGCTGGGAAAGCGGAAGCGGATAAAGGCAAAGGCGTGATAACCGATCCCGCCATTCACGCACGGGTGTTGCGGGAGCTTGAACAATTCGTAAGTGAACAACCTCTGGCCGAATGGCGCGGGTCTACGGAATCGCCCTTGCTCGGGCCGGCCGGCAATAAAGAATTTTTTGCGTTGATTGAAAAAACTGGCCAAATCAATTAA
- a CDS encoding type IV pilus twitching motility protein PilT, which translates to MRRPELDYILSTMLDSAPEVSDLLFTVDKPLQVEAAGELAPVSCDPPIEKLTPFQTEMIALNLVGENIWNIKDLLRTGSCDSAYTVIDKARLRINIFSQRGNYSIVLRKLNTKMPTLEALQLPEIIYQVPNEKTGLVLVTGATGSGKSTTIAAVLNELNRTRAIHIITLEDPVEFVHPHEKSTFNQRELGSDFDNFANGLRAALRQAPKVILVGEMRDRETVKIALSAAETGHLVLSTLHTVDAGQTINRILGMFETDEQEQIRVRLADTLRWVVSQRLVPRIGGGRHAILEVMGANLRTKETIVQGESEGKSFYEIIEASQPFGWRTFDYSALEGYEQGTITEETALLYCSKRGPVTRGIDNLKKGRGENTHHMNSLKMKPSAEFGKVAPPPIPTTLKLK; encoded by the coding sequence ATGCGACGTCCTGAACTGGATTATATTCTCTCAACCATGTTGGACTCCGCCCCGGAGGTATCCGACCTTTTGTTCACCGTCGACAAGCCGCTCCAGGTGGAAGCAGCCGGCGAACTGGCTCCGGTCTCTTGCGATCCTCCGATTGAAAAACTCACCCCTTTTCAAACTGAGATGATTGCTTTGAATCTCGTTGGGGAAAATATCTGGAATATCAAGGACCTGCTTCGGACTGGCTCTTGCGATTCGGCTTACACCGTTATTGACAAAGCCCGCCTGCGTATCAACATTTTCTCCCAGCGCGGCAATTACTCCATTGTTCTTCGCAAGCTGAATACCAAAATGCCAACGCTGGAAGCGTTGCAGCTGCCTGAGATTATTTACCAGGTTCCCAATGAAAAGACCGGCTTGGTCCTGGTTACTGGTGCCACCGGCTCGGGTAAATCCACCACCATCGCTGCCGTCCTGAATGAGCTCAACCGGACCAGGGCCATTCATATCATCACCTTGGAAGACCCGGTGGAATTTGTTCATCCGCATGAGAAGTCTACTTTCAATCAACGGGAGTTGGGAAGCGATTTCGACAACTTCGCCAACGGCCTGCGCGCCGCATTGCGTCAGGCACCGAAGGTGATTCTGGTCGGCGAAATGCGCGACCGTGAAACTGTGAAAATTGCTTTGAGCGCAGCCGAAACCGGTCACCTGGTTTTGAGCACTCTACACACCGTCGATGCTGGTCAGACCATCAATCGTATCCTGGGTATGTTCGAGACGGACGAACAGGAGCAGATCCGGGTTCGCCTCGCAGATACACTGCGCTGGGTTGTCAGCCAGCGTCTTGTTCCAAGAATCGGCGGTGGTCGGCATGCCATTCTGGAAGTCATGGGCGCCAACCTCCGCACAAAGGAAACCATTGTTCAAGGTGAGAGCGAAGGCAAAAGCTTCTACGAAATCATCGAAGCCAGCCAACCGTTTGGTTGGCGAACATTCGATTATTCGGCTCTCGAAGGATATGAACAAGGGACCATCACCGAGGAAACTGCCCTGCTCTACTGTTCGAAACGAGGACCTGTTACTCGTGGCATCGATAACCTCAAAAAAGGCCGTGGTGAGAATACCCATCATATGAACAGCTTGAAAATGAAGCCTTCGGCGGAATTTGGGAAAGTCGCTCCGCCTCCAATCCCCACAACCCTCAAACTGAAATAA
- a CDS encoding type IV pilus twitching motility protein PilT: MAKIDAFFNLMFEQKASDLHLSSGNPPMLRINGELHRVDYPPLESDNLKMMLYEIAPEYKIKLFEETGDVDFGYEIPNISRFRANFFNQKNGIGAVFRQIPSRVLSFEDFEKFDAPLPAVLKKLSMLHKGLVVITGPTGSGKSTTLAAMIDYANKNRRDHIITVEDPIEFVHESKNSLVNHREVGIHTKSFAAALRGALREDPDIILVGELRDLETIELAITAAATGHLVFGTLHTQSAGKTVDRIIDVFPAEQQNKVRATLSEALKGIVAQNLFKRIDKKGRVAALEILVFTTAIANLVREGKTHQIPGMIQVGKKHGNQPLDDAIMEHVRMKRISPEEAYDKCLDKKKFRHFLATPPDDDEV, encoded by the coding sequence ATGGCGAAAATTGATGCATTCTTCAATTTAATGTTCGAGCAAAAGGCTTCCGACCTGCATCTGTCCTCAGGGAATCCTCCCATGCTCCGCATTAATGGCGAACTTCATCGTGTCGATTATCCTCCGCTGGAAAGCGACAATCTAAAGATGATGCTATACGAAATCGCCCCGGAATATAAGATTAAACTATTCGAAGAAACCGGTGATGTCGATTTCGGCTACGAAATCCCGAACATATCCCGCTTTCGTGCCAATTTCTTCAATCAAAAGAACGGTATTGGCGCGGTGTTCCGCCAAATTCCCAGCCGTGTGCTTTCTTTCGAAGATTTTGAAAAATTTGATGCGCCGTTGCCAGCAGTGTTAAAGAAGCTTTCCATGCTTCATAAAGGCCTGGTGGTGATTACCGGTCCCACTGGCTCGGGTAAGTCAACCACGCTGGCGGCGATGATTGATTATGCAAATAAAAATCGTCGCGACCATATCATTACCGTGGAAGATCCCATTGAGTTCGTCCACGAAAGCAAAAACTCGCTGGTCAATCATCGCGAAGTAGGCATTCACACCAAATCATTTGCGGCCGCGCTGCGCGGGGCTTTGCGTGAAGATCCTGACATCATTCTGGTTGGTGAGTTGCGCGATCTGGAAACGATTGAGCTCGCTATCACGGCAGCTGCCACCGGCCATTTGGTCTTCGGCACGTTGCACACCCAAAGCGCAGGTAAAACTGTCGATCGTATCATTGACGTGTTTCCGGCCGAGCAACAGAACAAAGTCCGTGCCACGCTGTCAGAAGCCCTCAAGGGCATCGTGGCTCAGAACCTTTTCAAGCGAATTGATAAGAAAGGTCGTGTTGCAGCGCTGGAGATTCTCGTGTTTACCACGGCGATCGCGAACCTGGTTCGTGAAGGCAAAACCCATCAAATTCCAGGCATGATCCAGGTGGGCAAGAAGCACGGCAACCAACCCCTTGACGATGCGATCATGGAACATGTGCGTATGAAACGCATTTCACCCGAGGAAGCCTACGACAAATGCCTGGATAAAAAGAAATTCCGTCACTTCCTGGCCACTCCGCCCGATGATGATGAAGTTTGA
- a CDS encoding class I SAM-dependent methyltransferase: protein MSDINEIILKEVLVKGIIPFSRFMELALYCPKFGYYERQDVSPGRKGDFYTSVSVGALFGELLAFQFSEWLYALSVAKCQIVEAGAHDGRLARDILQEIKVLQPQLSDNLEYWIIEPSEARQGWQADTLGELARSVRWYRSWQETPETGVNGVIFSNELLDAMPVHRMGWDASERKWFEWGVILEGGRFAWSRMPQTNPEIGGALLELPQEFTAVLPDEFTTEVCPVALNWWRQAAGKLKSGKLLAIDYGLTADQFLTPARRNGTLRSYYRHHQSDDLLADAGNQDITAHVNFSAVQKTGESQGLKTEGLWSQAQFLTRIAGRIFERKGHHAAWNSGKVRQFQTLTHPEHLGESFRVLVQSAE, encoded by the coding sequence ATGAGCGACATCAATGAAATCATACTAAAAGAGGTGCTCGTGAAGGGGATTATTCCCTTTTCGCGCTTCATGGAACTGGCGCTGTATTGTCCCAAATTTGGATACTATGAGCGACAGGATGTATCGCCTGGTAGGAAGGGTGACTTCTATACCAGCGTGAGTGTGGGCGCCCTTTTTGGAGAATTGCTGGCATTTCAGTTCTCCGAGTGGCTGTATGCTCTGAGTGTGGCAAAATGCCAGATCGTGGAAGCGGGAGCGCATGATGGGCGGTTGGCCCGTGACATTTTGCAGGAGATAAAGGTGCTGCAACCTCAGCTGTCCGATAATCTGGAGTATTGGATTATAGAGCCTTCGGAAGCGCGGCAGGGATGGCAGGCAGACACCTTGGGGGAATTGGCACGGTCGGTTCGTTGGTATCGGTCGTGGCAGGAGACGCCTGAGACTGGCGTCAACGGAGTGATTTTTTCCAACGAATTATTGGACGCAATGCCGGTGCATCGAATGGGTTGGGATGCCAGCGAAAGGAAGTGGTTTGAATGGGGGGTGATTTTAGAAGGTGGAAGATTTGCGTGGTCACGCATGCCACAAACAAATCCAGAGATTGGGGGAGCTCTACTGGAACTTCCTCAGGAATTTACCGCGGTTTTGCCAGATGAATTCACGACCGAGGTCTGTCCTGTGGCCCTGAATTGGTGGAGGCAGGCAGCCGGCAAGTTAAAGTCCGGCAAATTGCTGGCTATTGATTATGGATTAACAGCCGATCAGTTCCTCACTCCAGCGCGAAGAAATGGAACTTTAAGGAGTTATTATCGGCACCACCAATCAGATGATTTACTGGCGGACGCAGGTAACCAGGATATTACTGCGCATGTAAATTTCAGCGCTGTTCAAAAGACAGGTGAAAGTCAGGGATTGAAAACGGAAGGTCTATGGTCGCAAGCGCAGTTTTTGACGCGGATCGCCGGAAGGATTTTTGAGCGGAAAGGACACCATGCAGCGTGGAATTCCGGCAAGGTCCGACAATTTCAAACTCTCACGCATCCCGAGCATCTGGGAGAATCTTTCCGCGTGCTGGTGCAGTCCGCTGAATAG